A part of Desulfomicrobium baculatum DSM 4028 genomic DNA contains:
- a CDS encoding DUF4911 domain-containing protein codes for MKCSESPAHAPRKSRPRKTRREWPLAPPRRSSEVLYAEVPRNQIALYRFLLEGYDNLAVMSVVDRYRAVIKLRFTPDAERTLRGVLQAQGAKLIEPPGRLVG; via the coding sequence ATGAAGTGCTCTGAGTCACCGGCACACGCACCCCGCAAGTCACGGCCGCGAAAGACCAGGCGGGAATGGCCCCTTGCGCCGCCAAGGCGGTCCAGCGAAGTCCTCTATGCCGAGGTGCCCCGCAACCAGATCGCCCTTTATCGCTTCCTGCTCGAAGGCTACGACAACCTGGCGGTCATGAGCGTGGTCGACCGCTATCGGGCCGTGATCAAGCTGCGTTTCACGCCCGACGCGGAACGCACCCTGCGCGGGGTTCTCCAGGCGCAGGGCGCAAAACTCATCGAGCCGCCGGGACGCTTAGTCGGCTAG
- a CDS encoding TatD family hydrolase codes for MSKKKERQLPETLGLSPVGADSHAHLDGRDYDVDAVLARALACGVRTVGNVFLGPQAYRAGRALFERHKDVFFLLGVHPHDAAKMTEADVKDMRAAFLEDSRLRAVGEIGLDYYYDFSPKEDQQRWFRRQLDLARELDQRVVIHCRDAEDDCLAILDQAGFGGRPLLWHCFGLGPDWARLITERGWHISVPGTVTYAKSEALRQAVKTIPADRLLLETDCPYLSAEPYRGKTNEPALLGFTAREIALLRGENLHELWSRCGDNARKFFGLAD; via the coding sequence ATGAGCAAAAAAAAGGAGCGTCAGCTTCCCGAAACGCTGGGGTTATCCCCGGTCGGCGCGGATAGCCATGCCCATCTTGACGGCCGGGACTATGACGTGGATGCGGTCCTCGCGCGGGCTTTGGCCTGCGGGGTGCGCACCGTGGGCAATGTTTTTCTGGGTCCACAAGCTTACCGCGCGGGGCGCGCCCTCTTTGAACGGCACAAAGACGTCTTTTTCCTGCTTGGCGTCCACCCGCACGATGCCGCGAAGATGACGGAAGCCGACGTAAAGGACATGCGGGCGGCCTTTCTGGAGGATTCGCGGCTGCGGGCCGTGGGGGAAATCGGACTGGATTATTATTACGATTTCTCGCCCAAAGAGGACCAGCAGCGCTGGTTCCGCAGGCAGCTCGACCTGGCCCGGGAGTTGGACCAGCGTGTCGTCATCCACTGCCGCGACGCCGAGGACGACTGCCTGGCCATACTCGATCAGGCCGGCTTCGGCGGTCGTCCCCTGCTGTGGCACTGCTTCGGCCTGGGGCCGGACTGGGCCAGGCTCATCACGGAGCGCGGCTGGCACATCTCCGTGCCCGGCACGGTGACCTACGCCAAGTCGGAAGCGTTGCGCCAGGCGGTCAAAACCATTCCGGCGGACCGGCTGCTGCTGGAAACGGACTGCCCCTACCTCTCTGCGGAGCCCTATCGGGGCAAGACCAACGAACCGGCCTTGCTCGGTTTCACGGCGCGCGAAATCGCCCTGCTGCGCGGCGAGAATCTGCATGAATTGTGGTCCCGCTGCGGGGACAACGCGCGGAAATTTTTCGGCCTAGCCGACTAA
- a CDS encoding Trm112 family protein, whose translation MALNKELLQILACPKCKGDLELLPQEEGLKCGACGLVYPIREEIPVMLIDEAVPAGQWDQGAREK comes from the coding sequence ATGGCCCTAAACAAGGAACTCTTACAAATTCTGGCCTGCCCAAAATGCAAGGGCGATCTGGAACTTCTTCCTCAGGAAGAGGGACTCAAATGCGGAGCGTGCGGTCTGGTCTATCCCATACGCGAGGAAATCCCGGTCATGCTCATCGACGAAGCCGTTCCCGCGGGACAATGGGACCAGGGCGCGAGAGAGAAATAG
- a CDS encoding type III pantothenate kinase gives MKLSEGPVLLFDVGNTNVKLCLADENGLGRTYSLPSTNRETSDSLGLGIAGICAREGVAEGEVRAWVLSSVVPPLNNLLKAACADFFSCPTLFVPGDIALPLENHYARPQEVGADRLLGSFAARTLFADSTLIVVDFGTATTFDCVQGNAYLGGLICPGVLSSVTALGTQTAKLPQISLELGSADLDIGTSTRQSLNHGVLFGFAAMLEGLTARLKKRLAAPDARVIATGGFAPHLAAITSCIDNLAPDLLMQGLLAAYFQQHSPRNIREQS, from the coding sequence ATGAAATTGTCCGAGGGGCCGGTTTTGCTCTTTGACGTGGGCAACACCAACGTGAAGCTTTGTCTGGCGGATGAAAACGGCCTTGGCCGGACCTATTCGCTGCCCTCCACCAACCGGGAGACCTCCGATTCCCTGGGACTCGGCATCGCCGGCATCTGCGCCCGCGAGGGCGTGGCCGAAGGCGAGGTGCGGGCCTGGGTGCTGTCTTCCGTGGTGCCGCCCCTGAACAACCTGCTTAAGGCCGCCTGCGCGGACTTTTTTTCCTGCCCGACCCTGTTCGTGCCCGGCGACATCGCGTTGCCGCTTGAGAACCACTATGCCAGGCCGCAGGAGGTCGGCGCGGACCGTCTGTTGGGCAGTTTTGCGGCGCGGACCCTTTTTGCCGATTCGACGCTCATTGTCGTCGATTTCGGCACGGCCACGACCTTCGACTGCGTGCAGGGCAACGCCTATCTGGGCGGGCTGATCTGTCCGGGCGTGCTCAGCTCGGTCACGGCGCTGGGCACGCAGACCGCCAAGCTGCCGCAGATCAGTCTGGAACTGGGCAGCGCAGACCTGGACATCGGCACCAGCACCCGGCAGAGTCTCAATCACGGCGTGTTGTTCGGATTCGCGGCCATGCTCGAGGGGCTGACCGCGCGGCTCAAAAAACGTCTGGCCGCTCCCGATGCCCGCGTCATCGCCACGGGCGGGTTTGCCCCGCACCTTGCGGCCATCACCTCATGCATCGACAATCTGGCCCCGGACCTGCTTATGCAGGGCCTGCTGGCCGCATATTTTCAACAACATTCACCAAGGAACATAAGGGAGCAATCATGA
- the eno gene encoding phosphopyruvate hydratase translates to MSTITGIWAREILDSRGNPTVEVEVTLESGATGRAAVPSGASTGTREALELRDGDADRYAGKGVEQAVRNVMEEIASEIVGLEAVRQVEVDQALIDLDGTENKSRLGANAMLGVSMATAKAAAEFLGLPLYKYIGGINAKVLPAPMMNIINGGAHAANNLDIQEFMILPLGAASFKEALRMGAETFHTLKKILHKDGLATSVGDEGGFAPNFASHEQAFTYIMKAIEEAGYEPGSQIALAIDAAASEFYKDGKYHFAGENKILTARELTDYYADLAGKFPLVSIEDGLAEADWDGWEVLSDVLGDRLQLVGDDIFVTNPALLADGIMRGVGNAILIKLNQIGTLTETMDCIEMAKEASFATVISHRSGETEDSFIADLSVAVNAGQIKTGSLCRSDRMAKYNQLLRIEEDLDSQGVYFGPAMAANWFDEE, encoded by the coding sequence ATGAGCACCATCACAGGTATTTGGGCCAGGGAAATTCTGGATTCCAGGGGCAACCCCACCGTTGAGGTGGAAGTCACCCTTGAATCGGGCGCCACAGGCCGCGCCGCCGTGCCTTCAGGCGCCTCCACGGGCACGCGGGAAGCCCTCGAACTGCGCGACGGCGATGCCGACCGCTATGCAGGCAAGGGCGTGGAGCAGGCCGTGCGCAACGTCATGGAAGAGATCGCTTCCGAGATCGTCGGCCTTGAGGCTGTGCGCCAGGTGGAAGTGGACCAGGCCCTCATCGACCTGGACGGCACCGAGAACAAGTCCCGCCTGGGCGCCAACGCCATGCTCGGCGTGTCCATGGCCACGGCCAAGGCCGCGGCGGAATTTCTGGGGCTGCCCCTCTATAAATACATCGGCGGCATCAATGCCAAGGTGCTGCCTGCGCCCATGATGAACATCATCAACGGCGGGGCCCACGCGGCCAACAATCTCGACATCCAGGAATTTATGATCCTGCCGCTGGGCGCGGCCAGCTTCAAGGAAGCCCTGCGCATGGGCGCCGAAACCTTCCATACCCTGAAGAAGATCCTGCACAAGGACGGCCTGGCCACCTCCGTGGGTGACGAGGGCGGCTTCGCCCCCAATTTCGCCAGCCATGAGCAGGCCTTCACCTACATCATGAAGGCCATCGAAGAGGCCGGATACGAGCCCGGCAGCCAGATCGCCCTGGCCATCGACGCCGCGGCCTCGGAATTCTACAAGGACGGCAAGTACCATTTCGCCGGCGAGAACAAGATCCTGACCGCGCGCGAACTGACCGACTACTACGCGGACCTGGCCGGCAAGTTCCCGCTGGTGTCTATCGAGGACGGCCTGGCCGAAGCGGATTGGGACGGCTGGGAAGTGCTCTCCGACGTGCTGGGCGACCGCCTGCAGCTGGTCGGCGACGACATCTTCGTCACCAACCCGGCCCTTTTGGCCGACGGCATCATGCGCGGCGTGGGCAACGCCATTCTGATCAAGCTGAACCAGATCGGCACGCTGACCGAGACCATGGACTGCATTGAAATGGCCAAGGAGGCTTCTTTCGCCACGGTCATCTCCCATCGCTCCGGCGAGACCGAGGACAGCTTCATCGCCGACCTGTCCGTGGCCGTGAACGCCGGGCAGATCAAGACCGGCTCCCTGTGCCGCTCCGACCGCATGGCCAAGTACAACCAGCTGCTGCGCATCGAGGAAGACCTCGATTCCCAGGGCGTCTATTTTGGTCCGGCCATGGCCGCCAACTGGTTCGACGAGGAATAG
- the folD gene encoding bifunctional methylenetetrahydrofolate dehydrogenase/methenyltetrahydrofolate cyclohydrolase FolD: protein MHIIDGKKTAAAIRQELKDQVAALTARHGRAPGLAVILVGGDPASQVYVRNKERACEDVGIISKGFRLPEDIPQAQLEDTIMYLNEDPSIDGLLLQLPLPKGLDSQRCLDLISPSKDVDGFHPVNMGRLALGLPCLRSCTPAGIMTLMERHGIDVAGKKAVVIGRSNIVGKPLALMLLQKNATVTVCHSRTRDIAEEVRSADIVLAAVGIPRFVTRDMVKPGAVVIDVGINRTDLGLVGDCDFEGLRDVASAMTPVPGGVGPMTIAQLLVNTLEAYVEHVG from the coding sequence ATGCATATCATCGACGGAAAAAAGACGGCCGCCGCTATCCGTCAGGAACTTAAAGATCAGGTCGCGGCGCTGACCGCCAGACACGGCCGCGCGCCCGGTCTGGCGGTGATCCTGGTCGGCGGCGATCCCGCTTCGCAGGTCTATGTCCGCAACAAGGAGCGGGCTTGCGAGGACGTGGGCATCATCTCCAAGGGCTTTCGCTTGCCCGAGGACATCCCCCAGGCCCAGCTGGAAGATACGATCATGTACCTGAACGAGGATCCCTCCATCGACGGCCTGCTGCTGCAGCTGCCCCTGCCCAAGGGTCTGGACAGCCAGCGCTGTCTTGACCTGATCAGCCCCTCCAAGGATGTGGACGGTTTTCACCCCGTGAACATGGGGCGTCTGGCCCTGGGCCTGCCCTGCCTGCGTTCCTGCACTCCGGCCGGGATCATGACGCTCATGGAACGCCACGGCATCGACGTGGCCGGAAAGAAGGCCGTGGTCATCGGGCGCAGCAACATCGTCGGCAAGCCGCTGGCGCTGATGCTTTTGCAGAAAAATGCGACTGTCACGGTCTGCCACTCCCGGACCCGCGACATCGCCGAGGAAGTGCGCAGCGCGGACATCGTGCTGGCCGCCGTGGGCATTCCCAGATTTGTGACCCGCGACATGGTCAAGCCTGGGGCCGTGGTCATCGACGTGGGCATCAACCGCACCGATCTGGGCCTGGTCGGGGACTGTGATTTCGAAGGCCTGCGGGATGTGGCGTCGGCCATGACCCCGGTCCCCGGCGGCGTGGGGCCCATGACCATTGCCCAACTTCTGGTCAACACGCTTGAGGCCTACGTGGAGCACGTGGGCTAG
- the amrB gene encoding AmmeMemoRadiSam system protein B translates to MSFDREPVVAGQFYAARQDQWLATVQACMRGEKENDTITKLAMVPHAGHVFSGGVAGQTLARAKLTDTVLLLGPNHTGMGAPLAVWPDGKWLLPGAAMDVDAELAAALLAAEPALTADRVAHLQEHSLEVVLPFLWAKNPQMRIIPIAVGDPRPHKLGGAAAKIAEALSALGREVSVVVSSDMNHFASDEKTRVIDQHALDRILALDPMGFYGKVREENISMCGVLPMTLGMHLANIQGAKKAELVAYATSGDVNGDMSRVVGYAGVIIE, encoded by the coding sequence ATGAGTTTTGATCGCGAGCCCGTTGTCGCAGGCCAGTTTTATGCCGCACGTCAGGACCAGTGGTTGGCAACCGTGCAGGCCTGCATGCGCGGGGAAAAAGAAAATGATACAATCACCAAGCTGGCAATGGTTCCCCACGCCGGCCATGTTTTTTCCGGAGGCGTGGCAGGCCAGACCCTGGCCCGGGCCAAGCTGACGGATACGGTGCTGCTGCTTGGCCCCAATCACACCGGCATGGGCGCGCCCCTGGCCGTGTGGCCAGACGGCAAATGGCTGCTGCCCGGCGCGGCCATGGACGTGGACGCCGAACTTGCCGCCGCCCTCCTGGCCGCCGAACCGGCCTTGACCGCCGACCGCGTCGCCCATCTGCAGGAACATTCCCTGGAAGTGGTCCTGCCTTTTCTGTGGGCCAAGAACCCCCAAATGCGCATCATCCCCATCGCCGTGGGCGACCCCCGGCCGCACAAGCTCGGTGGAGCTGCGGCCAAGATCGCCGAGGCGCTCAGCGCCCTCGGCCGAGAGGTGTCCGTTGTGGTCAGCTCGGACATGAACCATTTCGCGTCCGACGAAAAAACCCGCGTCATCGATCAGCATGCGCTGGACCGCATCCTGGCCTTGGACCCCATGGGCTTTTACGGCAAGGTGCGGGAGGAGAACATCTCCATGTGCGGCGTACTGCCCATGACCCTCGGCATGCACCTGGCCAACATCCAGGGCGCGAAAAAGGCCGAACTGGTGGCCTACGCAACCTCCGGGGATGTGAACGGAGATATGTCGAGAGTGGTGGGTTATGCCGGGGTCATCATCGAATAA
- a CDS encoding tetratricopeptide repeat protein yields the protein MRTRPLASLIWLLVPAILGLIPLHAAHGAILTWNKLAQGEAIVFKFKSALPVAEPRQRGLTQIQIPVPWSFWQNERKPTIPDLSSSELFKEILITPDGIFIQTRSADFILSSSTDSKSNALSVELYPPAPYEPENPVPTIATPTSRGNETAADVNATPEASPPPEQAAQSEFAQNATFPAMPDPSAASAPSNATGSDQPDLPVQDSSLSGLSAVRSKIIRPDQNEDSTQSALRLPIDRDATPPAQSRETPLAGTRADAAAPEQILPAALAPVVTKAEQNDTRLPAQTEINEPVTTPANQTGELPDTNQTEATPPSAVAAPATETDGNETVSTAQPFAPPEPTLSGSIPSEPQMPGDTPANQTMNASEAGAQDNSTAELEELYKTAQSALIVEDLKTARAAVTQMIEHPKLPEPLYEELLYTLADITMKEGLLDLEGNFASILEAYEAAKNSNLDSRNVPEALSRMGYLHLFVGNVPEAKGYFDLLRRKYPDDRRVAMIDYYWGEHYLRLKDYGRAAEHFQYAIQNFPMSLAVQPSTVGLLRAFTGLGYFDKALGVVSSIERRWPSYYLSDPSFLMSAGYAAMLSGNLARAKDYFWAYANIVPDAQDVDVAMARIGDILLKENNPDAAREIYHRTSEAYPAKEGGLIAKMRLAEEGVLDQPSIADMNPVFSRPESNPEQIYNSILEHADSSLAPVARLKLAMWHLWNKKYAASLEEIRRFQNDYPEHELLPKAREVADTALRDWITNDLELEDFNGAVLHWNAHENLYQDRDMDPQIRLIVATSYMQTGRPQEALDMARPFVFGSGPRGEFSEPGLELTLAMQVELQQWQDILDLSKQVASWNLAPERQRQVDYATALAHEKLEQSVRARPLWAKLATDMGLTDTQRGYAHYFLGREALGAGKLEQATLLGQEALTLLQKEKSDVPKLKETLELLIQAAEKGGRAQDALAWTLEYDGYVAESDPDWPAHTYRKAMLFKKNSETEQWRENLNRLKDVFPNSLHGRMAAAELEGTRLEREVKKFR from the coding sequence GTGCGCACACGCCCCCTTGCCAGCCTGATCTGGCTTCTTGTTCCGGCCATTTTGGGCCTGATACCACTGCACGCAGCCCATGGCGCGATTCTGACGTGGAACAAGCTGGCCCAGGGTGAGGCGATTGTCTTCAAGTTCAAATCAGCCCTGCCCGTAGCAGAACCCAGACAGCGCGGCCTGACGCAGATCCAGATTCCCGTTCCCTGGAGTTTCTGGCAAAATGAACGCAAGCCAACAATTCCGGACCTTTCTTCGTCCGAGCTGTTCAAAGAGATCCTGATCACTCCGGACGGCATTTTCATTCAAACGCGCTCAGCCGACTTTATTCTATCCTCTTCCACCGATTCCAAAAGCAACGCGCTGAGTGTCGAGCTGTACCCACCCGCTCCGTATGAACCTGAAAACCCGGTCCCGACCATAGCCACGCCCACGTCGCGCGGCAATGAAACCGCCGCCGATGTCAACGCCACGCCCGAAGCTTCGCCGCCTCCTGAGCAGGCCGCCCAGAGCGAGTTCGCTCAGAATGCGACCTTTCCGGCCATGCCGGATCCGTCTGCGGCATCGGCGCCAAGCAATGCCACCGGCAGCGATCAACCCGATCTCCCGGTGCAAGACTCGTCACTTTCGGGTCTTTCTGCCGTGCGCAGCAAGATAATACGTCCTGATCAGAATGAGGACTCCACGCAATCCGCGCTGCGCCTCCCCATCGACCGCGACGCGACGCCTCCCGCACAAAGCCGGGAGACGCCCCTCGCTGGGACGCGAGCAGACGCCGCCGCTCCAGAACAAATCCTGCCCGCAGCCTTGGCCCCCGTAGTCACGAAAGCAGAACAGAATGATACCCGGCTCCCGGCGCAGACAGAAATCAATGAACCCGTCACGACCCCGGCCAATCAGACTGGCGAGCTGCCGGACACGAACCAGACCGAGGCAACGCCGCCGTCTGCGGTCGCCGCCCCGGCCACGGAGACGGACGGCAACGAGACTGTCAGCACCGCCCAACCCTTCGCGCCACCAGAGCCCACCCTTTCTGGATCCATACCGTCCGAGCCGCAGATGCCCGGGGATACCCCGGCAAACCAGACCATGAACGCATCTGAAGCCGGCGCTCAAGACAACAGCACGGCCGAACTGGAAGAATTGTACAAGACCGCCCAAAGCGCTTTGATCGTCGAAGATCTGAAGACCGCCCGCGCGGCCGTGACCCAGATGATCGAGCATCCCAAGCTTCCCGAACCGCTGTATGAAGAATTGCTGTATACCCTGGCCGACATCACCATGAAAGAAGGTCTTTTAGACCTTGAAGGCAATTTCGCGTCGATCCTGGAGGCCTACGAAGCAGCCAAAAACTCGAACCTGGATTCACGCAATGTGCCCGAGGCCCTCTCCCGCATGGGATACCTGCACCTCTTCGTGGGCAACGTGCCCGAGGCGAAGGGCTATTTCGACCTCTTGCGCAGAAAATACCCGGACGACCGCCGGGTGGCCATGATCGACTACTACTGGGGCGAACACTACCTGCGACTCAAAGACTATGGCCGGGCCGCCGAACACTTCCAATACGCGATCCAGAACTTCCCCATGAGCCTGGCCGTGCAGCCGAGCACCGTCGGCCTGCTCCGGGCGTTCACCGGGCTGGGCTATTTCGACAAAGCCCTTGGAGTCGTGAGCAGCATCGAAAGACGCTGGCCAAGCTATTACCTGAGCGACCCGTCCTTCCTGATGTCCGCCGGATATGCCGCCATGCTCAGCGGCAACCTGGCCCGGGCCAAGGACTATTTCTGGGCCTATGCCAACATAGTCCCGGACGCCCAGGATGTGGACGTGGCCATGGCCCGCATCGGCGACATCCTCCTCAAAGAGAATAATCCCGATGCGGCCCGCGAAATTTACCACCGCACTTCCGAGGCCTATCCTGCCAAAGAGGGAGGCCTCATCGCCAAGATGCGCCTGGCCGAGGAAGGCGTCCTCGACCAGCCGAGCATCGCGGACATGAACCCCGTATTCAGCCGCCCCGAATCGAACCCCGAGCAGATTTACAACAGCATCCTGGAACACGCGGACAGCTCTCTGGCCCCCGTGGCAAGGCTGAAGCTGGCCATGTGGCACCTCTGGAACAAGAAATACGCCGCAAGCCTGGAAGAAATCCGCCGTTTCCAGAACGACTATCCAGAGCACGAACTGCTGCCCAAGGCGCGGGAAGTGGCGGACACGGCCCTGCGGGACTGGATCACGAATGATCTGGAGCTTGAAGATTTCAATGGAGCGGTGCTGCACTGGAACGCACACGAAAACCTGTACCAGGATCGTGACATGGACCCGCAGATCAGGCTGATCGTAGCCACGTCCTACATGCAGACCGGACGCCCGCAGGAAGCTCTGGATATGGCCAGGCCTTTTGTTTTTGGTTCCGGCCCCCGGGGAGAATTTTCCGAACCGGGCCTGGAATTGACCCTGGCCATGCAGGTGGAGCTTCAGCAATGGCAGGACATTCTGGACCTGTCCAAGCAGGTGGCATCCTGGAATCTGGCGCCGGAGCGACAGCGCCAGGTCGATTACGCGACAGCCCTGGCCCATGAAAAACTGGAGCAGTCCGTGAGGGCCAGACCGCTGTGGGCCAAACTGGCCACGGACATGGGACTGACCGATACGCAGCGGGGCTACGCCCATTATTTCCTGGGCCGGGAAGCGCTGGGCGCAGGAAAACTGGAACAGGCCACCCTGCTTGGGCAGGAGGCTCTCACGCTGCTGCAAAAGGAAAAAAGCGACGTACCCAAGCTTAAAGAAACGCTGGAGCTTCTTATCCAGGCCGCCGAAAAAGGCGGTCGCGCCCAGGACGCTCTGGCCTGGACCCTGGAATACGATGGCTATGTTGCCGAGAGTGATCCCGACTGGCCGGCGCACACCTACCGCAAGGCCATGCTTTTCAAGAAGAACTCGGAAACAGAACAATGGCGTGAAAACTTGAACCGCCTCAAGGACGTCTTCCCAAACTCCCTGCATGGTCGTATGGCTGCCGCAGAACTCGAAGGGACACGACTCGAAAGGGAAGTGAAAAAATTTCGCTAG
- a CDS encoding sigma-54 interaction domain-containing protein, producing MTFDTCGIIGKSSALQEVFRILAKVAPSDSTVLVTGESGTGKELLVRALHRNSTRVDKPFVPINCGAIPRELLESELFGHEKGAFTHAIRTKIGRFEMAHGGTVFLDEIGEMDLSLQVKILRVLQEREFERVGGGKTIKTDVRVVAATNRDLEEEVRKGSFREDLFYRLNVIPIALPPLRDRGEDVLVLARHFLKHFCANRRQCVLEMADDARDILARYSWPGNVRELENFMERMSILCDADRIGIFDLPDKILRETGIEVPKRPVPAVDAGFRWPELQDLRDQQLGLKEFLDQVEERLLSEALGEVDGVKNKAAEVLGIKRTTLIEKLKKKNML from the coding sequence ATGACATTTGATACGTGTGGAATAATTGGAAAGAGTTCCGCCTTGCAAGAGGTATTTCGGATCCTCGCCAAAGTGGCCCCTTCGGACAGCACCGTCCTGGTCACGGGGGAATCCGGTACCGGCAAGGAACTCCTGGTCCGCGCCCTGCATCGCAACAGCACGCGGGTGGACAAGCCTTTCGTGCCCATCAATTGCGGGGCCATCCCCCGCGAACTGCTTGAATCCGAGCTCTTCGGGCACGAAAAAGGCGCTTTCACGCATGCCATCCGGACCAAGATAGGCCGCTTCGAGATGGCCCATGGCGGCACGGTGTTCCTGGATGAAATAGGGGAGATGGACCTGTCACTGCAGGTCAAAATCCTGCGCGTGCTGCAGGAGCGGGAGTTTGAGCGAGTCGGAGGCGGCAAGACCATCAAGACCGACGTGCGCGTGGTCGCGGCGACCAACCGCGACCTGGAAGAGGAAGTCCGCAAGGGCTCCTTCCGCGAAGACCTCTTTTACCGTCTGAACGTCATCCCCATCGCCCTGCCCCCACTGCGCGACCGCGGCGAGGACGTGCTGGTCCTGGCGCGTCATTTCCTGAAGCATTTCTGCGCAAACCGCCGACAATGCGTTCTTGAGATGGCCGATGACGCACGAGACATCCTGGCCCGCTATTCCTGGCCCGGCAACGTGCGCGAACTGGAAAACTTCATGGAACGCATGTCCATCCTTTGCGATGCCGATCGCATCGGCATCTTCGACCTGCCCGATAAGATCCTGCGCGAAACCGGAATCGAGGTGCCCAAAAGGCCCGTGCCCGCAGTGGACGCAGGCTTTCGCTGGCCGGAACTCCAGGACTTGCGGGACCAGCAGCTTGGCCTCAAAGAATTCCTGGATCAGGTCGAGGAGCGGCTTTTGAGCGAAGCCCTGGGGGAAGTGGACGGGGTCAAGAACAAGGCCGCCGAAGTTTTGGGCATCAAGCGGACCACCCTCATAGAGAAACTCAAAAAAAAGAACATGTTATAA
- the sfsA gene encoding DNA/RNA nuclease SfsA: MHHLLKFPPRSRNATFIAREKRFLVHVLLDGQRVTVHTNNSGSMLGLLRPGMEVFISPAGSPKRKLPYTLELVRPCGDWIGVNTSTPNRLLKKAWEASAIPELNGYSEFLPEAVHGDSRLDARLSGPAGEFWIEAKNVTMVEDGVACFPDAVTTRGQKHLLELMNLAQRGVRVGVFLAVQRPDGGCFGPADFIDPRFAELFWMAADRGVEFLPHVVHVSPEGIALGPRLPLVFRNSTQSG, encoded by the coding sequence ATGCATCATCTCTTGAAATTTCCACCCCGAAGCCGTAACGCCACCTTTATTGCCCGCGAAAAACGTTTTCTGGTCCATGTGCTTCTGGATGGCCAACGGGTCACGGTCCACACCAACAACTCCGGTTCCATGCTGGGCCTGCTGCGCCCCGGCATGGAGGTCTTCATCTCTCCGGCCGGTTCCCCGAAGCGAAAGCTGCCCTATACCCTGGAGCTGGTCCGCCCTTGTGGCGATTGGATCGGGGTCAATACGTCAACTCCCAACCGTCTGCTCAAAAAAGCCTGGGAGGCGTCGGCCATCCCGGAACTTAACGGGTATTCGGAGTTCCTGCCCGAGGCGGTGCACGGGGATTCGCGGCTTGACGCCCGACTGTCCGGGCCCGCCGGAGAGTTCTGGATCGAGGCCAAGAACGTGACCATGGTCGAGGACGGCGTGGCCTGTTTTCCGGACGCGGTCACGACGCGCGGGCAAAAACATCTGCTCGAACTCATGAATCTCGCGCAGCGTGGCGTGCGCGTCGGGGTCTTTTTGGCGGTGCAACGCCCTGATGGCGGGTGCTTCGGCCCGGCGGACTTCATAGATCCGCGCTTTGCCGAGCTGTTCTGGATGGCCGCGGACAGGGGCGTTGAGTTCCTGCCTCATGTCGTGCACGTCAGTCCCGAGGGTATTGCCCTTGGCCCCCGGCTGCCGCTTGTTTTTCGAAATTCAACCCAATCTGGATAA